The following proteins are co-located in the Elusimicrobiota bacterium genome:
- the pap gene encoding polyphosphate:AMP phosphotransferase, producing MFESAEIGRSVGKKDYARRIEALRTRLLKAQHALAGTRLRLVLVVGGVEGAGKTELARRFLEWLDPRGLRVEAYGDPSDEENERPEYWRYWRTLPASGQGAILVGSWYTRPIVERVFKKTGSGGFDGALDRAMAFEAMLLREDTVLVKLWLHLSKKEQRRRFKELEESPETSWRVTKQDWAFSKKYDRFREVCERALAKTGTPEAPWTVVEATDRRYRDLASCEAVLAALEAGLKRAGAPAPKTAPEKGKPPKVSVLSRLDLSLKAKDGYEGKLLKQQGRIARLARRLREERRSLICAFEGVDAAGKGGAIRRLLGAVDVRNARVMPVAAPSDEERAHPYLWRFWRELPRFGHATIYDRTWYGRVLVERVEGFCPAEAWKRAYGEIAAFESELSDAGAILCKFWLQISPEEQLRRFQDRVKTPFKQYKITEDDWRNREKWAAYQAAVVEMIEKTSQPCAPWTLVEAEDKRWARLKVLKTVADRLEEELG from the coding sequence ATGTTCGAGAGCGCGGAGATCGGCCGGTCGGTGGGGAAGAAGGACTACGCGCGGCGCATCGAGGCGCTGCGGACCCGCCTGCTCAAGGCCCAGCACGCCCTGGCCGGCACGCGCCTGCGCCTGGTGCTCGTCGTCGGCGGCGTCGAGGGCGCCGGCAAGACCGAGCTCGCGCGGCGCTTCCTCGAATGGCTCGACCCGCGCGGCCTGCGCGTCGAGGCCTACGGCGACCCCTCCGACGAGGAGAACGAGCGCCCCGAGTACTGGCGCTACTGGCGCACCCTCCCCGCCTCCGGGCAGGGCGCCATCCTGGTCGGCTCGTGGTACACCCGGCCCATCGTGGAGCGCGTCTTCAAGAAGACCGGCTCCGGCGGCTTCGACGGAGCGCTCGACCGCGCGATGGCCTTCGAGGCGATGCTCCTGCGCGAGGACACGGTGCTCGTCAAGCTCTGGCTGCACCTCTCCAAGAAGGAGCAGCGCCGCCGCTTCAAGGAGCTCGAGGAGTCGCCGGAGACCTCCTGGCGCGTCACGAAGCAGGACTGGGCCTTCTCCAAGAAGTACGACCGCTTCCGAGAGGTCTGCGAGCGGGCGCTGGCCAAGACCGGCACCCCGGAAGCGCCCTGGACCGTCGTCGAAGCCACCGACCGCCGCTACCGCGACCTGGCCTCCTGCGAGGCCGTCCTCGCCGCGCTCGAGGCGGGCTTGAAGCGCGCCGGCGCGCCCGCGCCGAAGACGGCGCCCGAGAAGGGAAAGCCGCCGAAGGTCTCGGTGCTCTCGCGCCTCGACCTCTCGCTCAAGGCGAAGGACGGCTACGAGGGGAAGCTCCTCAAGCAGCAGGGCCGCATCGCGCGCCTGGCCCGGCGCCTGCGCGAGGAGCGTCGCTCGCTCATCTGCGCCTTCGAGGGCGTCGACGCCGCGGGGAAAGGAGGAGCCATCCGCCGCCTGCTCGGCGCCGTGGACGTGCGCAACGCGCGCGTCATGCCCGTCGCCGCGCCCAGCGACGAGGAGCGCGCGCACCCCTACCTCTGGCGCTTCTGGCGCGAACTGCCCCGCTTCGGGCACGCGACGATCTACGACCGGACCTGGTACGGCCGCGTCCTCGTCGAGCGCGTCGAGGGCTTCTGCCCCGCCGAGGCCTGGAAGCGCGCCTACGGCGAGATCGCGGCCTTCGAGAGCGAGCTCTCCGACGCCGGCGCGATCCTCTGCAAGTTCTGGCTCCAGATCAGCCCCGAGGAGCAGCTGCGCCGCTTCCAGGACCGCGTGAAGACGCCCTTCAAGCAGTACAAGATCACCGAGGACGACTGGCGCAACCGCGAGAAGTGGGCGGCCTACCAGGCCGCGGTCGTGGAGATGATCGAGAAGACGAGCCAGCCCTGCGCGCCGTGGACGCTCGTCGAGGCCGAGGACAAGCGCTGGGCGCGCCTCAAGGTCCTCAAGACCGTCGCCGACCGGCTGGAAGAAGAGCTCGGCTAG
- a CDS encoding tetratricopeptide repeat protein — protein sequence MPRIDDPETPGRPQLIERLLPYLVALAAAAAFLPALRCGFVGWDDLQLLAGPPWLGLQPHHLRWMFTHFVMGQYQPLGLLSLAVDHAFWGLAPFGYHLTGLLLHGLNAALFFLLARRLLAAGMEGPFAREELSAAAAFAALVFALHPLRAESVVWISERLGLLCATFYLLALLAHLRRTAAPRKRWLLVSLGAYALSLLAKPFGMTLPFALLLLDVYPLRRLPADPRRWLEPGHRTRLFEKLPFLALALAAATAAFASRPDPALLRSGSGFLERAALASYGAAFYLAKTLLPAGLLPLYDLPSPFDPFELRFVASALAVAAAALALLRWRRRVPGLAAAAVFYLLSLSPVLGFVAIREQLAADRYSYIPCMGWAVLAGGGLLAARRRWGRTALYAAAALALLLAVLGWRQAGIWKDSFTLWGSVLARAPATARAHNNLASALAAQGRLDAAAAHYREALRLSPGRADYGERLATVLYNLGNEALRSGRPGDALPLFEESLTLSTGSAQAQNNLGLALARLGRDAQACLRYEAALRSAPGFAPAEYNWGNSLSSLGRLKEARGHYERALRLDPTLHEARFNLGNTLARGGDFDGAARAYRELLRRAPGYPGAAENLARALLLRAGRP from the coding sequence ATGCCGCGCATCGACGACCCCGAGACCCCCGGACGCCCGCAGCTCATCGAGCGCCTCCTCCCGTACCTCGTCGCGCTCGCGGCGGCCGCGGCGTTCCTTCCGGCGCTGCGCTGCGGCTTCGTGGGCTGGGACGACCTGCAGCTCCTCGCCGGCCCGCCGTGGCTCGGGCTCCAGCCGCACCACCTGCGCTGGATGTTCACGCACTTCGTGATGGGGCAGTATCAGCCCCTGGGCCTTCTCAGTCTCGCCGTCGACCACGCGTTCTGGGGACTGGCCCCCTTCGGCTACCACCTCACGGGGCTGCTGCTCCACGGCCTCAACGCCGCGCTCTTCTTCCTGCTGGCCCGCCGTCTCCTCGCGGCCGGGATGGAAGGGCCTTTCGCGCGGGAGGAGCTGAGCGCGGCCGCGGCCTTCGCGGCCCTCGTCTTCGCCCTGCATCCCTTGCGCGCGGAGTCCGTGGTGTGGATATCCGAACGGCTCGGCCTGCTCTGCGCCACCTTCTATCTGCTCGCCCTCCTCGCGCATCTGCGTCGGACGGCGGCCCCCCGGAAGCGATGGCTCCTCGTCTCGCTGGGGGCCTATGCCCTCTCCCTGCTCGCGAAGCCCTTCGGGATGACGCTTCCCTTCGCGCTCCTCCTGCTGGACGTCTACCCGCTGCGCCGCCTCCCCGCCGATCCGCGCCGATGGCTCGAGCCCGGCCATCGGACGCGCCTCTTCGAGAAGCTCCCCTTCCTCGCGCTGGCGCTGGCGGCCGCGACCGCGGCGTTCGCGTCCCGACCCGACCCCGCGCTCCTGCGGTCGGGATCCGGCTTCCTCGAGCGCGCGGCGCTGGCGTCCTACGGGGCCGCGTTCTACCTCGCGAAGACCCTCCTGCCCGCGGGTCTGCTGCCCCTCTACGACCTCCCCAGTCCTTTCGACCCCTTCGAGCTCCGCTTCGTCGCGAGCGCCCTGGCCGTCGCGGCGGCGGCGCTCGCCCTGCTGCGCTGGCGCAGGCGAGTGCCGGGACTCGCGGCGGCGGCGGTCTTCTATCTCCTCTCGCTCTCCCCCGTGCTGGGGTTCGTCGCCATCCGGGAGCAGTTGGCGGCGGACCGCTACAGCTACATCCCGTGCATGGGCTGGGCCGTGCTGGCGGGCGGGGGGCTGCTGGCCGCCCGGCGGCGCTGGGGGAGGACGGCGCTCTACGCCGCGGCGGCCCTCGCGCTCCTGCTGGCGGTGCTCGGCTGGCGGCAGGCGGGGATATGGAAGGATTCGTTCACTCTATGGGGGAGCGTGCTCGCGCGCGCGCCGGCGACGGCACGCGCGCACAACAACCTCGCTTCGGCGCTCGCCGCGCAGGGGCGGCTGGACGCGGCGGCGGCGCATTACCGGGAGGCCCTTCGGCTGAGTCCTGGACGGGCCGATTACGGGGAGCGGCTCGCGACGGTGCTCTACAACCTCGGCAACGAGGCGCTGCGCTCAGGCCGCCCGGGGGACGCGCTCCCCCTCTTCGAGGAGTCGCTCACGCTGTCGACCGGGAGCGCGCAGGCGCAGAACAACCTCGGGCTGGCGCTCGCGCGCCTGGGACGGGACGCGCAGGCCTGTCTCCGCTACGAGGCGGCGCTGCGCAGCGCCCCGGGCTTCGCGCCGGCCGAGTATAACTGGGGGAACTCGCTGTCTTCCCTCGGGCGTCTGAAGGAGGCGCGCGGGCACTACGAGCGCGCCCTGCGCCTGGACCCGACCCTGCACGAGGCGCGCTTCAACCTCGGGAACACGCTGGCTCGAGGAGGAGACTTCGACGGAGCCGCTCGGGCGTATCGGGAACTGCTGCGCCGCGCGCCCGGCTATCCCGGCGCGGCCGAGAACCTCGCGCGGGCGCTTCTTCTGCGCGCCGGCCGCCCCTGA
- a CDS encoding adenylate/guanylate cyclase domain-containing protein, translated as MAVRARIIRNIEQLRRRRALFFRAAQYAVPGLLLFVSLWARVGDLGLVERIQHKAFDVLQELRPRVYEDAPVLIADIDDESLARLGQWPWPRTQVARLIDRLDALGASSIAFDVIFAEPDRTSPSRILSVWPDAPELRSLRAAIGRLPDNDVVLGRAFASSRVVTGFALSSESNAAVPAVKAAFAHAGDSPLSFIDDYPGAVTALPVLEKPAAGNGGISFVPERDGIIRRAPLIFRRGKTLLPSLSAEALRVAQGVPNYAVKSSNASGEAAFGARTGISKVKIGSLVLPTDGKGRLWVYYTRRDPRRTLPVWKLFEKGFDPERVKGRIVFVGTSAAGLKDLRATPLDPAAPGVEVHANAAEQALLGVFLHRPDWAAGAEILYMLALGLLLLLLLPRLGAGWCAPLGFGGVLAACAISWRAFTVHRYLIDPVFPALTVLLVYMSSSLVSYLRSESERTQVKGAFSRYMSPALVEQLARHPEKLKLGGELREMTLLFCDIRGFTTISEQFDPHGLTHFINRFLTPMTELILERQGTIDKYMGDCIMAFWNAPLDDAEHARNACRSALAMHARLKELNAEWEAEAKAENRRFIPVRIGIGLNTGPCCVGNMGSDQRFDYSVLGDDVNLASRLEGQSKTYGADTVIGPRTRECAPEYAALELDLIKVKGKTVPVRIHALLGGEELRADPAFRALEEKHGRMLAAYRSKDWDAAEALLEECRTAPFALKTLYDLYAGRIDVYRETPPPLDWDGSFAATSK; from the coding sequence ATGGCCGTCCGCGCGCGCATCATCCGGAACATCGAACAGCTCCGCCGCCGCCGCGCCCTCTTCTTCCGCGCGGCCCAATACGCCGTCCCGGGGCTCCTCCTCTTCGTCTCGCTCTGGGCCCGCGTCGGCGACCTGGGCCTCGTCGAGCGCATCCAGCACAAGGCCTTCGACGTCCTCCAGGAGCTCCGTCCGCGCGTCTACGAGGACGCGCCGGTCCTCATCGCCGACATCGACGACGAGAGCCTCGCCCGGCTCGGGCAGTGGCCCTGGCCCCGCACCCAGGTCGCGCGCCTCATCGACCGCCTCGACGCGCTGGGCGCCTCCTCCATCGCCTTCGACGTGATCTTCGCCGAGCCCGACCGCACCTCGCCCTCGAGGATCCTTTCGGTCTGGCCCGACGCGCCCGAGCTCCGGTCCCTGCGCGCCGCGATCGGCCGACTCCCCGACAACGACGTCGTCCTGGGACGCGCCTTCGCCTCGTCCCGCGTCGTGACGGGCTTCGCCCTCTCCTCCGAGTCCAACGCGGCCGTCCCCGCCGTCAAGGCGGCTTTCGCGCATGCCGGAGACAGCCCGCTCTCCTTCATCGACGACTACCCCGGCGCGGTCACGGCGCTCCCGGTGCTCGAGAAGCCCGCCGCAGGAAACGGCGGCATCAGCTTCGTGCCCGAACGGGACGGCATCATCCGCCGCGCCCCGCTCATCTTCCGCCGGGGGAAGACCCTCCTCCCATCCCTCTCGGCCGAGGCGCTGCGCGTCGCGCAGGGCGTCCCGAACTACGCGGTGAAGTCCTCCAACGCGAGCGGGGAGGCCGCCTTCGGGGCGCGGACCGGCATCTCGAAGGTCAAGATCGGCTCGCTGGTGCTCCCCACCGACGGCAAAGGGCGTCTCTGGGTCTACTACACGCGCCGCGATCCGCGGCGCACGCTCCCGGTCTGGAAGCTCTTCGAGAAGGGCTTCGATCCGGAGCGCGTGAAGGGCCGCATCGTCTTCGTGGGCACGAGCGCGGCGGGACTCAAGGACCTTCGCGCGACCCCGCTCGACCCGGCCGCGCCGGGCGTCGAGGTCCACGCGAACGCGGCCGAGCAGGCCCTGCTCGGGGTCTTCCTGCACCGTCCCGACTGGGCCGCCGGCGCCGAGATCCTCTACATGCTCGCCCTCGGTCTCCTGCTCCTCCTGCTCCTGCCGCGCCTCGGCGCCGGCTGGTGCGCGCCGCTCGGCTTCGGCGGGGTCCTCGCCGCCTGCGCGATCTCCTGGCGCGCCTTCACCGTCCACCGCTATCTCATCGACCCGGTCTTCCCGGCGCTCACCGTGCTGCTCGTCTACATGTCCTCCTCGCTGGTGAGCTACCTGCGCAGCGAGTCGGAGCGCACGCAGGTCAAGGGCGCGTTCAGCCGCTACATGTCGCCCGCGCTCGTCGAGCAGCTCGCGCGGCATCCCGAGAAGCTCAAGCTCGGCGGCGAGCTGCGCGAGATGACCCTGCTCTTCTGCGACATCCGCGGGTTCACGACGATCTCCGAGCAGTTCGACCCGCACGGGCTCACGCACTTCATCAACCGCTTCCTGACGCCCATGACGGAGCTCATCCTGGAGCGGCAGGGGACCATCGACAAGTACATGGGCGACTGCATCATGGCCTTCTGGAACGCTCCGCTCGACGACGCCGAGCACGCCCGCAACGCCTGCCGCTCCGCGCTCGCGATGCACGCGCGGCTCAAGGAGCTCAACGCCGAATGGGAGGCGGAGGCGAAAGCCGAGAACCGCCGCTTCATCCCGGTCCGCATCGGCATCGGACTCAACACCGGCCCCTGCTGCGTCGGGAACATGGGCTCGGACCAGCGCTTCGACTACTCCGTGCTCGGCGACGACGTGAACCTGGCCTCGCGTCTGGAAGGGCAGTCGAAGACCTACGGGGCCGACACGGTCATCGGTCCGCGGACCCGGGAGTGCGCCCCGGAGTACGCGGCGCTCGAGCTCGACCTCATCAAGGTGAAGGGGAAGACGGTGCCTGTGCGCATCCACGCGCTGCTCGGCGGGGAGGAGCTCCGCGCGGACCCGGCGTTCCGCGCCCTCGAGGAGAAGCACGGGCGGATGCTCGCCGCGTACCGTTCCAAGGACTGGGACGCGGCGGAGGCGCTCCTTGAGGAGTGCCGGACCGCTCCTTTCGCGCTCAAGACCCTCTACGACCTCTACGCCGGCCGCATCGACGTCTACCGCGAGACGCCGCCCCCGCTCGATTGGGACGGGTCCTTCGCCGCCACCAGCAAGTAA
- a CDS encoding tetratricopeptide repeat protein gives MTSSPARGILGSLLLLTTLLAAPAAAQDLDKEGQRPAEGAANQAAAVQAAEQAREALPADAEPTFAQVLADPDNVELNARYAQAQIRRGDLKGAAATLERLLLLAPKRHELRVLYAAVLYRLDSLGEAQREFETLRKLDLPAGLRADVEDYLRRIESRRKRTHLTGRVGAGFELDQNRNAAPSSGKRLLSGTETILTSDSRRKEDASSILLGNLELRRELGGQSGHEAFGGVTYYRAEQTHTRSLNLEAYSLQGGASLKAPRMSATPTLLFDYVLLAEHKYLRNMGFSLRGDRKFGRSTLAYAELRHVYQDYTVTPGIPNAVDRTGAQVDLTLGAERVVAPTLKLGGSLSSSLKNAGRAYLGFHRTALGGNALRLVGKGRFLLAATTLGFDRYRDSDTAVSRTRRKDLNLRAGLTFGTPLAFIDPSLKELLWTTTLEYYHSWSNIQNYAYTDAKLAGMLTYRWDWGF, from the coding sequence ATGACATCTTCCCCCGCACGCGGCATCCTCGGTTCCCTGCTCCTCCTCACGACGCTGCTCGCCGCGCCCGCCGCGGCCCAGGACCTCGACAAAGAGGGGCAGCGCCCCGCCGAAGGCGCGGCGAACCAGGCCGCCGCGGTCCAGGCGGCCGAACAGGCGCGCGAGGCCCTTCCCGCGGACGCCGAGCCGACCTTCGCGCAGGTCCTCGCGGACCCCGACAACGTCGAGCTCAACGCCCGCTACGCGCAGGCGCAGATCCGGCGCGGCGACCTCAAGGGCGCGGCGGCCACCCTCGAGCGCCTCCTCCTCCTCGCACCCAAGCGCCACGAGCTCCGAGTCCTCTACGCCGCCGTGCTCTACCGCCTCGACAGCCTCGGCGAGGCCCAGCGGGAGTTCGAGACCCTGCGCAAGCTGGACCTCCCCGCCGGCCTGCGCGCGGACGTGGAGGACTACCTGCGCCGCATCGAGTCCCGCCGCAAGCGCACGCATCTCACCGGCCGCGTGGGCGCGGGCTTCGAGCTGGACCAGAACCGCAATGCCGCGCCCTCCAGCGGGAAGCGCCTGCTCAGCGGCACGGAGACGATCCTGACGAGCGACTCCCGCCGCAAGGAGGACGCCTCCTCGATCCTCCTCGGCAACCTGGAGCTCCGCCGGGAGCTCGGCGGACAGTCCGGGCACGAGGCCTTCGGCGGGGTCACCTACTACCGCGCCGAGCAGACGCACACCCGCTCCCTGAACCTCGAGGCCTACTCCCTGCAGGGCGGCGCGTCCCTCAAGGCCCCGCGCATGAGCGCGACGCCGACGCTCCTCTTCGACTACGTCCTGCTGGCCGAGCACAAGTACCTGCGCAACATGGGCTTCAGCCTCCGCGGCGACCGCAAGTTCGGCCGCTCCACCCTCGCCTACGCCGAACTGCGCCACGTCTATCAGGACTACACGGTCACCCCGGGCATCCCCAACGCCGTCGACCGGACGGGCGCCCAGGTCGACCTGACCCTGGGCGCGGAGCGGGTCGTCGCTCCGACCCTGAAGCTCGGCGGGTCGCTGTCCTCCTCGCTCAAGAACGCGGGCCGCGCCTACCTCGGCTTCCACCGCACGGCGCTCGGAGGCAACGCCCTCCGGCTGGTCGGCAAAGGCCGCTTCCTGCTCGCAGCGACGACCCTGGGCTTCGACCGCTACCGCGACTCCGACACCGCCGTCAGCCGCACGCGCCGCAAGGACCTCAACCTGCGCGCGGGCCTCACCTTCGGCACGCCGCTCGCCTTCATCGACCCGTCGCTGAAGGAGCTTCTCTGGACGACGACCCTCGAGTACTACCACTCCTGGTCGAACATCCAGAACTACGCCTACACCGACGCGAAGCTCGCCGGCATGCTGACCTACCGCTGGGACTGGGGGTTCTGA
- a CDS encoding FecR domain-containing protein, which yields MTPRTESRRILPAALAALLLGSPTGAQTPVNIGAAAAVAGEVHAQAPGSAVGRVLQSGKPVFLNDHVTTDSKGRLQVLLLDETVFTLGPNSDMVLDEFVYDPATSAGKVSAKVAKGVFRFVTGKVARKNPSDMKVALPVGTIGIRGTMVVGQASGSDATVILLGPGAQNDANEAAGAVSVSGGGSEVVITRPGFGTSISGGGAPTPPSDMLQQAQGMLAQVQPEPEPEQQGGGQGGGQGGGSGGTAEQSGGATAAGQNALGDSQVQSQVAALFSKDMTFATQEGAAQFANGTATWDQVRTLETGVGTYSGNGAYVCTQGCGGGGTVSFSLEVDFGARTFGGGGSVLQLAGGSINATTSVSQADFASLGGNAVAALGTDAVFSGSQVTFLNRDGVAAKDARIDVHYSYFDGTTTTAAVGQAVGPHSDVIIPN from the coding sequence ATGACTCCGCGAACCGAAAGCCGCAGAATCCTCCCCGCCGCGTTGGCCGCGCTCCTGCTCGGAAGCCCCACCGGAGCGCAGACCCCCGTGAACATCGGCGCCGCCGCCGCCGTCGCCGGAGAGGTCCACGCCCAGGCCCCGGGCTCCGCGGTCGGCCGCGTCCTGCAGAGCGGGAAGCCCGTCTTCCTCAACGACCACGTCACGACCGACTCGAAAGGCCGGCTCCAGGTCCTCCTCCTGGACGAGACCGTCTTCACGCTCGGCCCGAACAGCGACATGGTCCTCGACGAGTTCGTCTACGACCCCGCGACCTCGGCCGGCAAGGTGAGCGCGAAGGTCGCCAAGGGCGTCTTCCGCTTCGTGACGGGCAAGGTCGCGCGCAAGAACCCCTCGGACATGAAGGTCGCCCTGCCGGTAGGCACCATCGGCATCCGCGGCACCATGGTCGTCGGCCAGGCGAGCGGCAGCGACGCCACCGTCATCCTGCTCGGCCCCGGCGCCCAGAACGACGCCAACGAGGCGGCAGGGGCCGTCTCGGTCAGCGGGGGCGGCTCGGAGGTGGTCATCACGCGCCCCGGCTTCGGCACGAGCATCTCGGGCGGCGGCGCTCCGACCCCCCCCTCCGACATGCTCCAGCAGGCCCAGGGGATGCTCGCGCAGGTGCAGCCCGAGCCCGAGCCGGAACAGCAGGGCGGGGGCCAGGGAGGAGGGCAGGGCGGAGGGTCCGGCGGGACGGCCGAACAGTCGGGCGGCGCGACCGCGGCCGGGCAGAACGCGCTCGGAGACAGCCAGGTCCAGTCCCAGGTCGCCGCGCTCTTCTCCAAGGACATGACCTTCGCCACGCAGGAAGGCGCCGCGCAGTTCGCCAACGGGACCGCGACCTGGGACCAGGTGCGCACCCTCGAGACCGGCGTCGGGACCTATTCGGGGAACGGCGCCTACGTCTGCACGCAGGGCTGCGGCGGCGGCGGGACGGTCTCCTTCTCCCTGGAGGTCGATTTCGGCGCCCGGACCTTCGGCGGCGGGGGCTCCGTCCTCCAGCTCGCCGGCGGCTCGATCAACGCGACGACGAGCGTCTCTCAGGCCGACTTCGCGAGTCTCGGAGGCAACGCCGTCGCCGCCCTCGGCACGGACGCCGTCTTCAGCGGCTCGCAGGTCACCTTCCTGAATCGGGACGGGGTCGCGGCGAAGGACGCGCGCATCGACGTCCACTACTCCTACTTCGACGGCACCACCACGACCGCGGCCGTGGGTCAGGCCGTGGGTCCGCACTCCGACGTCATCATCCCGAACTGA
- a CDS encoding CPBP family glutamic-type intramembrane protease, which yields MKRAHDLPRSVLAALVASSLFFSSAPELFAQTVAVLAPRGAVAALAAPVVPLSVLVPGRVELPRTLSLVTGTLPKLEPSAGLALVAAAPATLIPKAAAAALYKGKAPAAEAVAVVETPAAKAAVLPSAASPLALAQKELDSDPQGERAPGTLSRLFELGKTRRSAADDESSVVAAAATPSPSALAAPVSDASSQTPVPTPAEGRAPSLSRAVKLGLVLAGVQLLLEYALPFVASWLGIALPAARVRASSGFAAVALPASAYVTYFLKGALVAPLIEELIFRAGLMEFLTGIFAKLGLGKAAPWLSGALTSVAFVAQHAGVVHPAWIAVYLAGALLYAFSYQHEGLASSLAMHGFHNLFYQAQVLMTGLYGPAAAATTAAVLAAAYALGSLKSLKDLRREWGRAVSDRGLHLPSWLSPLSPDPEEKA from the coding sequence ATGAAACGCGCACACGACCTTCCCCGCTCCGTCCTCGCCGCGCTCGTCGCCTCGAGCCTCTTCTTCTCCTCCGCGCCCGAGCTCTTCGCCCAGACCGTCGCCGTGCTCGCGCCCCGCGGAGCCGTCGCCGCGCTCGCCGCGCCGGTCGTGCCGCTCTCCGTCCTCGTACCGGGACGCGTCGAACTGCCGCGAACGCTCTCCCTGGTGACGGGAACTCTGCCGAAGCTCGAGCCCTCCGCGGGACTCGCGCTCGTCGCCGCGGCGCCGGCGACGCTCATCCCGAAGGCCGCCGCAGCGGCTCTATATAAGGGAAAGGCCCCGGCCGCCGAAGCCGTCGCCGTCGTCGAGACCCCCGCGGCAAAGGCCGCGGTCCTCCCGTCCGCGGCCTCCCCCCTCGCGCTCGCGCAGAAGGAGTTGGACTCCGACCCGCAGGGCGAGCGCGCGCCGGGGACGCTCTCCCGGCTCTTCGAGCTCGGGAAGACCCGGCGCTCCGCAGCCGACGACGAGTCCTCGGTCGTCGCGGCCGCGGCGACCCCCTCCCCGTCCGCGCTCGCCGCGCCCGTCTCCGACGCCTCTTCTCAGACGCCCGTCCCGACCCCCGCCGAAGGGCGCGCTCCGAGCCTCTCGCGCGCCGTGAAGCTGGGGCTGGTCCTTGCGGGAGTCCAGCTCCTCCTCGAGTACGCCCTGCCCTTCGTCGCCTCCTGGCTCGGGATCGCGCTGCCCGCCGCGCGCGTGCGCGCCTCCTCGGGCTTCGCGGCCGTCGCGCTCCCCGCCTCCGCCTACGTGACCTACTTCCTCAAGGGCGCGCTCGTCGCGCCGCTCATCGAGGAGCTCATCTTCCGAGCGGGCCTCATGGAGTTCCTCACCGGGATCTTCGCGAAGCTCGGCCTCGGAAAGGCCGCTCCCTGGCTCTCCGGAGCGCTGACCTCCGTCGCCTTCGTGGCCCAGCACGCGGGGGTGGTGCACCCCGCCTGGATCGCCGTCTACCTCGCCGGAGCCCTCCTCTACGCCTTCTCGTACCAGCACGAGGGGCTGGCCTCCTCGCTCGCGATGCACGGCTTCCACAACCTCTTCTATCAGGCGCAGGTGCTGATGACCGGGCTCTACGGCCCGGCCGCGGCGGCGACGACGGCGGCGGTGCTGGCCGCCGCGTACGCCCTGGGCTCGCTCAAATCGCTGAAGGACCTTCGTCGAGAGTGGGGGCGGGCGGTCTCCGACCGCGGGCTCCACCTCCCCTCCTGGCTGTCGCCGCTCAGTCCGGACCCTGAGGAGAAAGCATGA